From Planococcus halocryophilus, the proteins below share one genomic window:
- a CDS encoding tripartite tricarboxylate transporter permease, whose product MNAFDGMITGFQVALSWEGILFVLIGVIVGTLIGMMPGLGPISAIAIMIPITYGMDPAPALVMMAGVYYGAVFGGSTSSILLNAPGISGTVATAFDGYPMAQQGKAGKALAIAAIASFFGGTVSVIMLMLLAPALSSVAISFGPPAYFALMLMGLTAISSLSEGSTIKAMIAAVAGVMVVTIGIDPQTGTQRFTFGNVNLFDGFDFLIIALGLFAIAEVCMLVLNRKNRSLSDDQKLGSLKVTRADLKEMSGPMTRQSFVGFILGVLPGAGATIASFISYIFEKRISKNPEEFGKGSIKGLAAPESSNNAATSGAFVPLLSLGIPGSGTTAVMLGAFLVLGVQPGPLLMTDRPEIFWGIIASMYLGNIFLLILNLPLIPYLAKILSIPRPLLISLVIMFSLIGVYSISFNVFDLYMLLVFGALGFAMRVFSFPAPPFILAFILGGMMEQAFRQSMTISNGNIAIFVNSPLPLSLILIAFFSLVIPGLLKWRSRRKLAKM is encoded by the coding sequence ATGAATGCTTTTGATGGAATGATAACAGGTTTTCAAGTCGCTTTAAGTTGGGAAGGTATCTTGTTTGTTTTAATCGGTGTTATTGTTGGTACGCTAATTGGCATGATGCCAGGTCTAGGACCCATTAGTGCCATAGCTATTATGATTCCGATTACATATGGTATGGACCCGGCACCTGCCCTAGTGATGATGGCAGGAGTTTATTATGGCGCAGTATTTGGTGGGTCGACTTCCTCGATTCTGTTAAATGCTCCGGGGATTTCTGGAACTGTTGCAACCGCCTTTGATGGCTATCCGATGGCACAACAAGGAAAAGCCGGAAAAGCACTAGCCATCGCTGCGATTGCTTCATTTTTCGGAGGCACTGTTTCAGTTATCATGCTAATGTTGTTAGCGCCTGCATTATCAAGTGTGGCCATCTCCTTTGGTCCACCTGCCTATTTTGCATTAATGCTTATGGGGCTAACAGCCATATCCAGTTTATCTGAAGGTTCTACGATAAAAGCGATGATTGCTGCAGTTGCTGGGGTAATGGTCGTCACTATCGGTATCGATCCACAAACAGGTACCCAACGTTTTACGTTTGGGAATGTAAATTTATTTGATGGCTTTGACTTTTTAATTATTGCACTCGGCCTGTTTGCCATTGCAGAAGTTTGTATGTTGGTGCTTAATCGGAAAAATCGTAGCTTGAGTGATGATCAAAAGCTCGGTAGTTTAAAAGTGACGCGAGCAGATTTGAAAGAAATGAGCGGTCCGATGACGCGTCAGTCATTTGTTGGCTTTATCCTCGGCGTATTACCAGGTGCTGGTGCAACAATCGCTTCCTTTATTAGTTATATCTTTGAAAAACGGATTTCAAAAAATCCAGAGGAATTTGGAAAAGGATCCATTAAAGGGTTAGCTGCTCCAGAAAGCTCAAACAATGCAGCAACAAGTGGTGCATTTGTGCCATTATTAAGTCTTGGTATTCCGGGTTCTGGTACAACGGCAGTTATGCTTGGAGCATTTCTTGTATTAGGTGTTCAACCAGGGCCGTTATTAATGACGGATCGTCCAGAGATTTTTTGGGGAATTATTGCCAGTATGTATTTAGGAAATATTTTTCTATTAATCTTGAACTTACCGCTCATTCCTTACTTAGCTAAAATATTGAGCATTCCGAGACCGTTGTTGATTTCATTGGTGATCATGTTCAGTTTAATCGGGGTATATTCTATTAGTTTTAATGTGTTTGATCTTTATATGCTTCTTGTTTTTGGTGCACTTGGTTTTGCAATGCGCGTCTTTTCTTTTCCAGCCCCACCGTTTATCTTGGCGTTTATTTTAGGAGGAATGATGGAGCAAGCATTCAGACAATCTATGACTATTTCAAATGGGAATATAGCAATCTTTGTTAACAGTCCATTGCCACTATCATTAATCCTGATAGCATTCTTCTCACTAGTTATTCCGGGTCTTCTAAAATGGAGAAGCCGTCGCAAATTAGCTAAAATGTAA
- a CDS encoding tripartite tricarboxylate transporter TctB family protein codes for MPLTINRRIALLLFVIAAIYLFLSFQLPNYPYAPIDADVIPKGLGILMIILSIFLFFSKAIETEAEKEKRNIPKKELLVLLAVFAMIFLYILLFEIIGFVIMTSVFIFFCSWFLGYTKWKSNIIVSILFPLGMYAIFVFALGISLPRGILPI; via the coding sequence TTGCCATTAACAATCAATCGAAGAATAGCTCTGCTCCTATTTGTTATAGCAGCTATTTACTTATTTTTGAGCTTTCAACTGCCAAATTATCCGTATGCACCAATAGATGCTGATGTTATACCAAAAGGATTGGGCATCCTAATGATTATTTTATCAATTTTCCTTTTTTTCTCTAAAGCTATTGAAACTGAGGCGGAAAAAGAGAAGCGCAATATTCCTAAAAAAGAACTACTAGTGTTATTAGCAGTATTCGCCATGATTTTCCTTTATATTTTGTTGTTTGAAATCATTGGATTTGTCATTATGACTTCGGTCTTTATTTTTTTCTGTTCGTGGTTTTTAGGCTATACCAAGTGGAAATCAAATATTATTGTTTCGATTTTATTTCCTTTAGGGATGTATGCGATTTTTGTTTTTGCTTTAGGAATTTCGCTACCTAGAGGCATTTTACCAATATAG
- a CDS encoding tripartite tricarboxylate transporter substrate binding protein, translated as MKKTMLTTILAASALVFAGCNSEEATNESTGESGAFEPSKNIEMVAPAGAGGGWDTTAREVARVFGETGIVEKNMTVINKEGGGGAIAWAYIHGQDDSPYNLFVSSPPLMFVPLNGQSEYGHEDFTPLANMIADYGAFAVSADSEWEDLNDLFDQMKEDPESVTVVGTSSPGSMDHMQFVRIAKAAGVDPTKIKYVSDQDGGALTSVLNGSVDVFSTGVGEVVEQVRAGNIKVLGVTAEERLEGEILSDFPTAIEQGIDESFINWRGFFGPPNMDQAAVDYYEEKFKELSESEEFAEVRKKYGWNEMYLNSEEYEEFLNNEYKEIEVLLEEIGLGN; from the coding sequence ATGAAAAAAACAATGCTTACGACAATTTTAGCAGCAAGTGCTTTAGTATTTGCTGGATGTAACTCAGAAGAAGCCACGAATGAAAGTACAGGAGAAAGTGGGGCATTCGAACCTTCAAAAAATATAGAAATGGTAGCCCCGGCTGGAGCTGGCGGCGGCTGGGATACGACAGCTCGTGAAGTGGCAAGAGTTTTTGGTGAAACGGGAATTGTTGAAAAGAACATGACCGTAATCAATAAAGAAGGTGGCGGTGGAGCCATTGCGTGGGCGTATATTCATGGCCAGGATGACAGTCCTTATAATTTATTTGTTTCTTCTCCACCTTTAATGTTTGTTCCGTTAAATGGACAGTCTGAATATGGCCATGAAGACTTTACACCGCTAGCAAATATGATTGCAGATTATGGTGCATTTGCAGTAAGTGCAGATAGCGAATGGGAAGACTTGAATGATTTATTCGATCAAATGAAAGAAGATCCTGAGAGTGTAACTGTCGTAGGAACATCATCTCCAGGAAGCATGGACCACATGCAATTTGTTCGCATCGCAAAAGCAGCAGGTGTAGATCCAACAAAAATCAAATATGTATCTGACCAAGATGGCGGAGCATTAACATCAGTATTAAACGGCTCAGTTGATGTATTTTCTACGGGTGTCGGAGAAGTAGTTGAACAAGTACGTGCTGGAAATATCAAAGTTCTTGGTGTGACAGCTGAAGAAAGGCTGGAAGGGGAAATTCTTTCGGACTTCCCAACAGCTATCGAACAAGGAATTGATGAAAGCTTTATCAACTGGCGCGGATTTTTTGGACCGCCAAACATGGACCAAGCAGCAGTGGATTATTACGAAGAAAAGTTCAAAGAGTTAAGTGAATCTGAAGAATTTGCTGAAGTCCGTAAAAAGTATGGATGGAACGAGATGTACTTAAATTCGGAAGAATACGAGGAGTTTTTGAATAATGAATACAAAGAAATCGAAGTGTTATTAGAGGAAATTGGGTTAGGAAACTAA
- a CDS encoding response regulator, producing the protein MIQVYIAEDDFRVANIHEQFLKKIPEAQLLGKASNCQETLNAIQEHKIDLVILDNYMPDGLGIDLIDDIRSLSPQTDVILVSAENDKGYIEQAIRKGVKGIIIKPATLERFVSTIVKYIENKKTLQNTHDIDQHFLDDFFGVKLVQKPTIGAKGIDPLTLEKVRDVLTGNTLGITAEKMGEQMGASRTTARRYLEHLVTIEECYAELAYGIVGRPERHYYMKKD; encoded by the coding sequence ATGATACAGGTGTATATTGCTGAAGATGATTTTCGAGTAGCGAATATCCATGAGCAATTTCTTAAGAAAATACCCGAAGCACAATTACTTGGCAAAGCCAGCAATTGTCAAGAAACCTTAAACGCCATACAAGAACATAAAATCGATTTAGTTATATTGGATAATTATATGCCGGATGGATTGGGGATTGATTTGATCGACGACATACGTTCTTTAAGTCCACAAACAGACGTCATATTAGTATCTGCTGAAAATGACAAAGGATATATTGAACAAGCTATACGTAAAGGGGTAAAGGGCATCATCATCAAGCCAGCCACGTTAGAAAGATTTGTCTCTACAATCGTCAAATACATAGAAAACAAAAAAACGCTTCAAAACACGCATGATATTGATCAACATTTTTTAGATGACTTTTTTGGTGTGAAACTTGTTCAAAAGCCAACGATCGGTGCGAAAGGAATCGATCCCCTGACTTTAGAAAAGGTAAGAGATGTCTTAACAGGCAACACATTAGGCATTACGGCTGAGAAAATGGGCGAACAAATGGGTGCTTCACGAACAACAGCTCGCCGGTACTTAGAACACCTTGTAACGATCGAAGAATGCTATGCCGAATTAGCATACGGAATTGTAGGAAGACCAGAGCGACATTACTATATGAAAAAAGACTGA